A window of the Gossypium hirsutum isolate 1008001.06 chromosome A03, Gossypium_hirsutum_v2.1, whole genome shotgun sequence genome harbors these coding sequences:
- the LOC107886464 gene encoding mitochondrial import receptor subunit TOM20 yields the protein MEFSQADFDRLLVAEHTRKTSEVNYAKDPLDAENLTKWGGALLELAQFQTVSDAKQMINDAISKLDEALMINPSKHETLWCMGNALSTTAFMTTDSDEAKVSFDKAAQFFQRAVDADPGNELYQKSLEVAAKAPELHMDFQKAAASQQSMGGASSASSTSTAAKKKKSSDLKYDVFGWIILAVGIFAWVGMAKSHLPPPPP from the exons ATGGAGTTTTCTCAAGCCGACTTCGATCGCCTTTTAGTCGCCGAACACACTCGTAAAACGTCTGAAGTGAACTACGCTAAGGACCCTCTCGATGCTGAG AATTTAACCAAATGGGGAGGGGCTTTACTCGAATTAGCTCAATTTCAGACTGTTTCAGATGCAAAGCAGATGATAAATG ATGCAATTTCGAAATTGGATGAGGCGTTGATGATAAATCCATCCAAGCACGAAACTTTGTGGTGCATGGGAAACGCTCTTTCCACTACTGCATTTATGACTACCGATTCTGACGAGGCAAAAGTTTCTTTTGATAAGGCAGCTCAGTTTTTCCAAAGAGCTGTTGATGCG GATCCTGGCAATGAGCTTTATCAAAAGTCTTTGGAAGTTGCAGCTAAG GCTCCAGAGTTACATATGGACTTCCAAAAGGCTGCAGCTAGCCAACAGAGTATGGGTGGGGCATCTTCTGCTTCTTCAACTTCAAct GCTGCCAAGAAGAAGAAGAGCAGTGATTTAAAGTACGACGTATTTGGATGGATAATTCTTGCTGTTGGAATCTTTGCATGGGTGGGAATGGCAAAATCCCATCTTCCTCCACCTCCTCCATGA